Proteins encoded within one genomic window of Guyparkeria hydrothermalis:
- the minE gene encoding cell division topological specificity factor MinE gives MGLLDIFRTRSNEPSAKMAKERLQILIAHERAQGQHRTPNYLPEMQKEILEVIRKYVHVEDDAVKFEVEHNEQFELFELNITLPEKLEAGERDSD, from the coding sequence ATGGGACTGCTCGACATCTTCCGCACCCGATCGAACGAGCCCTCGGCCAAGATGGCCAAGGAGCGCCTGCAGATTCTCATCGCGCACGAGCGTGCCCAGGGGCAGCACCGAACCCCGAACTACCTCCCCGAGATGCAGAAGGAGATCCTCGAGGTAATCCGCAAGTACGTCCATGTCGAGGACGATGCGGTCAAGTTCGAGGTCGAGCACAACGAGCAGTTCGAACTGTTCGAGCTCAACATCACCCTGCCCGAGAAGCTCGAGGCAGGAGAGCGCGATTCGGACTGA
- the minC gene encoding septum site-determining protein MinC, which translates to MTTTTRKADRTGTPALDIDQRPLTLTHVHLFETHLLKLTRSLSDRFGNPGVGDEREPCVIDLAVIADSGKWIDFPALVSLLRNYRLEPVGVVHGNEQQKTQARGAELPVFDDQQAAPPAPPAAAEPAPKPEPQPEPEPVAAPEPKPEAPARPAGPVAPMILRHPVRSGTELYAQGQDMVVMNTVGAGARVVADGSIYIHGALKGTAAAGAGNQTEARIFCESFEPEIIAICGTFLDGEQLARHPAWGKRVVVELKDGQLVVQTFD; encoded by the coding sequence ATGACCACAACAACACGCAAGGCCGACCGGACCGGCACCCCGGCCCTCGACATCGACCAGCGCCCGCTCACACTCACCCACGTCCACCTGTTCGAGACCCACCTGCTCAAGCTGACCCGCAGCCTGAGCGATCGTTTCGGCAACCCGGGTGTCGGTGACGAGCGCGAACCTTGTGTGATCGATCTGGCAGTTATCGCCGACAGCGGCAAGTGGATCGACTTCCCGGCCCTGGTCAGCCTGTTGCGCAACTACCGGCTCGAGCCGGTTGGCGTGGTGCACGGCAACGAACAGCAAAAGACCCAGGCCCGCGGAGCCGAGCTACCGGTATTCGACGATCAGCAGGCCGCTCCCCCTGCCCCGCCGGCGGCCGCCGAACCGGCACCGAAGCCGGAACCGCAGCCCGAGCCCGAACCGGTAGCAGCCCCCGAACCGAAACCCGAGGCACCGGCCCGCCCGGCCGGCCCGGTCGCACCGATGATCCTGCGCCACCCGGTACGCTCCGGAACCGAACTGTACGCTCAGGGTCAGGACATGGTGGTGATGAACACGGTGGGCGCGGGTGCCCGCGTGGTTGCCGACGGCTCGATCTACATCCACGGCGCGCTCAAGGGCACGGCGGCGGCCGGCGCCGGCAACCAGACCGAGGCCCGCATCTTCTGCGAGTCGTTCGAACCCGAGATCATCGCCATCTGCGGCACGTTTCTGGATGGCGAACAACTGGCCCGACACCCGGCTTGGGGAAAGCGAGTCGTGGTGGAACTGAAGGACGGCCAATTGGTGGTTCAGACGTTCGACTGA
- the minD gene encoding septum site-determining protein MinD: protein MSKVLVVTSGKGGVGKTTTSAAISSGLAMAGKKTVVIDFDVGLRNLDLIMGVERRVVYDIVNVIHGEAGLNQALIRHKEVDNLYVLPASQTKDKDALTEEGVGKVLDELREEGFEYIVCDSPAGIERGAQLAMYYADEAIVVSNPEISSVRDSDRMLGILASKSRRAKEGETAIKEHLLITRYAPDRVGTGEMLSVEDMMEILAVPLLGVIPESNAVLQASNAGRPVILDDSTDAGQAYADSCARLLGEDRPMRFIETEKKSFLGRLFGRS, encoded by the coding sequence GTGTCCAAAGTCCTGGTGGTAACTTCCGGTAAGGGCGGCGTTGGCAAAACAACGACCAGTGCGGCCATTTCAAGCGGGCTGGCAATGGCCGGCAAGAAGACCGTCGTGATCGACTTCGATGTCGGTCTGCGCAACCTCGACCTGATCATGGGCGTCGAGCGACGGGTCGTCTACGACATCGTCAACGTCATCCACGGCGAGGCAGGCCTCAACCAGGCCCTGATCCGCCACAAGGAAGTGGACAACCTCTACGTGCTGCCCGCCTCCCAGACCAAGGACAAGGACGCGCTCACCGAGGAAGGCGTCGGCAAGGTGCTCGACGAGCTGCGCGAAGAAGGCTTCGAGTACATCGTCTGCGACTCGCCCGCCGGGATCGAGCGCGGCGCCCAGCTGGCGATGTACTACGCCGACGAGGCGATCGTGGTTTCCAATCCGGAAATTTCCTCGGTACGCGACTCCGACCGCATGCTCGGCATCCTGGCCAGCAAGTCGCGCCGTGCCAAGGAAGGCGAAACGGCCATCAAGGAACACCTGCTGATCACCCGCTACGCCCCGGATCGCGTCGGCACCGGCGAGATGCTCTCGGTGGAAGACATGATGGAAATCCTCGCCGTGCCGCTGCTCGGCGTGATTCCGGAATCCAACGCGGTGCTGCAGGCCTCCAACGCCGGCCGCCCGGTCATCCTCGACGATTCCACGGATGCCGGTCAGGCCTACGCCGATTCGTGCGCCCGTCTCCTCGGCGAGGATCGACCCATGCGTTTCATCGAGACCGAGAAGAAGTCGTTCCTCGGTCGCCTGTTCGGCCGGAGTTAA